In the genome of Flavobacterium panacagri, one region contains:
- a CDS encoding amidohydrolase, whose amino-acid sequence MKIALIQSDLVWENPSANRENFDSKINEIDSEINLIVLPEMFSTGFTMNASDVAESMQGETLEWMKLKAKQKNTAITGSVIITENGSFYNRMFFVFPSGDFQYYDKRHLFSLAGEDQFYTSGTQKVIVDYLDWKICLQICYDLRFPVFVRNVENYDLILYVANWPKVRTNAWDTLLSARAIENLCYVAGVNRVGFDDNDFEHNGHTQLIDYWGNYIIKPQETQGVFVAELDKNIMLETRRKLNFLGDRDQFELKL is encoded by the coding sequence ATGAAAATTGCTTTAATTCAATCTGATCTTGTTTGGGAAAATCCGTCTGCAAACCGAGAAAATTTCGACTCAAAAATTAATGAAATCGATTCTGAAATCAATTTGATTGTGCTTCCGGAAATGTTTTCTACAGGATTTACAATGAATGCTTCGGATGTTGCTGAAAGTATGCAGGGAGAAACCCTTGAATGGATGAAGCTGAAAGCAAAACAAAAAAATACTGCTATAACAGGAAGTGTCATTATTACTGAAAACGGATCGTTTTATAATCGAATGTTTTTTGTGTTTCCGTCAGGAGATTTTCAGTATTACGATAAGCGTCATTTATTTTCGCTGGCAGGAGAAGATCAATTTTACACTTCGGGAACCCAGAAAGTAATTGTAGACTATTTAGATTGGAAAATCTGCCTACAGATTTGTTATGATCTACGATTTCCAGTTTTCGTGAGAAATGTCGAAAATTATGATCTGATTTTATATGTTGCCAATTGGCCAAAAGTTCGTACCAATGCTTGGGATACTTTGTTAAGCGCCCGTGCAATTGAGAATTTATGTTATGTTGCTGGAGTAAACAGAGTAGGTTTTGATGATAATGATTTTGAGCATAACGGTCATACCCAATTAATCGATTATTGGGGCAATTATATAATAAAGCCACAAGAAACTCAGGGAGTTTTTGTGGCTGAATTGGATAAAAATATAATGTTGGAAACTCGCAGAAAATTGAATTTTCTAGGCGATAGAGACCAATTTGAACTTAAACTTTAA
- a CDS encoding GntP family permease, which translates to MSILILTACIIFLILQIAWFKINPFIAFIITSLLAALFLGLPIETISPVLQKGLGEMLGSITLIIVFGTCIGKLAVSSGAAKVIAKTVMNWTGRKYVRLGLMITGFIIGIPLFYSVGFVLLVPLIFSVAHQFKLSKVYLGIPMLASLSVAHGFLPPHPSPMALSSILKADIGLVLIYGIIIAIPTILIAGLWFSTRFKNIKTESDHEILNVEEITNEGKLPSFGLSLFSALFPVFGLTITSLLPLISDNEKLISICKIIGDPSIIMLLSLLLCTYTLGIKMNRSMSSVMDDYTQAIKDVALIVLIVGGAGCLKEVMIVSGVNETIVATLNQVNIHPFLLAWIMAAIIRICVGSATAAGLMTASVLLPLLQSNDLDPNLFVLSVGAGSLMCSHVNDPSFWMFKEYFNISLKDTFKSWTVMESLVSVLGIVFIFILNALIH; encoded by the coding sequence ATGAGCATTCTCATACTCACTGCGTGCATTATTTTTTTAATTCTACAGATTGCCTGGTTTAAAATTAATCCGTTTATCGCGTTTATCATTACGTCACTTTTGGCCGCGCTTTTTTTGGGATTGCCAATAGAAACGATTTCTCCTGTTTTGCAAAAAGGCCTAGGTGAAATGCTTGGTTCCATAACTTTAATTATTGTTTTCGGAACTTGCATTGGTAAATTAGCTGTTTCCTCTGGCGCAGCAAAAGTGATTGCCAAAACGGTCATGAATTGGACTGGAAGAAAATATGTTCGTTTGGGTTTAATGATAACTGGTTTCATCATCGGAATTCCGCTTTTCTACAGCGTTGGATTTGTACTTTTAGTGCCGCTGATTTTTTCAGTGGCGCATCAATTTAAATTATCTAAAGTTTATTTAGGAATTCCCATGCTGGCTTCACTTTCTGTTGCACACGGATTTCTGCCACCGCATCCTTCACCAATGGCTTTGAGCAGTATTTTAAAAGCAGATATTGGTTTGGTTTTGATTTACGGAATCATAATCGCGATTCCAACCATACTAATTGCAGGTTTATGGTTTTCAACCCGCTTTAAAAACATCAAAACCGAATCGGATCATGAAATTTTAAATGTCGAAGAAATAACCAACGAAGGTAAACTGCCTAGTTTTGGTTTAAGTTTATTCTCTGCCCTATTTCCAGTTTTTGGTTTAACAATTACGTCTTTATTACCGCTGATTTCAGATAATGAAAAACTAATTTCTATCTGCAAAATCATCGGAGATCCAAGTATCATAATGTTATTATCACTTTTACTCTGCACTTACACTTTAGGAATTAAAATGAACAGAAGCATGTCATCTGTTATGGATGATTATACACAAGCCATAAAAGATGTTGCACTAATTGTTTTAATTGTTGGCGGTGCAGGATGCTTAAAAGAAGTTATGATTGTAAGCGGTGTAAACGAAACTATTGTCGCTACCTTAAACCAAGTTAATATTCATCCATTTTTGCTGGCATGGATTATGGCCGCAATAATTCGTATTTGTGTGGGTTCTGCGACTGCTGCAGGATTAATGACTGCCAGCGTTTTATTACCTTTACTACAATCCAACGATCTCGATCCCAATCTGTTTGTACTTTCTGTTGGAGCTGGAAGTTTAATGTGCTCGCATGTTAACGATCCGAGTTTCTGGATGTTCAAAGAATATTTTAATATCAGTCTAAAAGACACTTTTAAATCCTGGACTGTAATGGAATCTTTGGTTTCTGTTCTGGGAATTGTATTTATATTTATTTTAAACGCTTTAATACATTAA
- a CDS encoding RidA family protein, which yields MSLNPQEKFESLGLSLPPAPQPLGIYKPYLVDGKYLYLSGHGPVQDDKSLIIGRIGEDMDIEAGKLAARQVGLTMLSTIVTNFGSLSKVKRVIKVLGMVNCTSDFLRHPYVINGCSELFAEVWGQENGIGVRSAVGFGSLPDNIPVEVEALFELY from the coding sequence ATGAGTTTAAATCCGCAAGAAAAATTCGAAAGTCTTGGTTTATCCCTTCCTCCCGCTCCACAGCCTTTGGGAATTTACAAACCGTATTTGGTAGACGGAAAATATCTATATCTATCAGGTCACGGCCCTGTGCAAGATGATAAGTCATTAATTATTGGACGTATTGGAGAAGACATGGATATCGAAGCAGGAAAATTAGCTGCAAGGCAAGTTGGACTTACTATGCTTTCTACCATTGTAACCAATTTTGGAAGTTTAAGCAAAGTAAAAAGAGTCATCAAAGTTTTGGGAATGGTAAACTGTACTTCAGATTTCTTAAGACATCCTTACGTAATAAACGGTTGCAGTGAATTATTTGCAGAAGTTTGGGGGCAAGAAAACGGAATTGGCGTGAGAAGCGCTGTCGGATTTGGATCTCTTCCTGATAATATTCCTGTCGAAGTTGAAGCGCTTTTTGAATTGTATTAA
- a CDS encoding D-TA family PLP-dependent enzyme: MQKNWWEINSETLIDTPFLAVYEDRVRQNIEKLISYVKGDTQRLRPHIKTHKNAEILELFKIYNIKKIKCATIAEAELASNQNIEDILLAYQPVGLKAERWISLIKKFPEIHFSTIVDNIKTASDLNEIAKRNNLILYVYLDLNTGMNRTGFSISENWIGLIDQISQLKNIQFEGIHIYDGHIKGSVEERNLEASKSFEQIINKAENFKVVAGGSNTFPFYALQENVECSPGTFVFWDSNYQNNLPEQDFKPALVIVGTIISKPAKNTICVDIGYKAVSSENPIDKRLVVLNDENLIPTAHSEEHLIFENNGSYEYQIGDIIYAEPYHVCPTVALYDTLQVVNKKQQIYTQWPVGARGRKNTI; encoded by the coding sequence ATGCAAAAAAACTGGTGGGAAATAAATTCTGAAACTCTTATCGATACTCCGTTTTTAGCAGTTTACGAAGATCGGGTAAGACAAAATATTGAAAAACTTATTTCTTATGTCAAAGGCGACACGCAACGATTGCGTCCGCATATTAAAACGCATAAAAATGCCGAAATTTTAGAGCTTTTTAAAATTTATAATATCAAGAAAATAAAATGCGCTACAATTGCTGAAGCTGAACTGGCTTCCAATCAAAATATCGAAGACATTCTTTTGGCGTATCAACCGGTTGGGTTAAAAGCCGAACGATGGATTTCATTAATTAAAAAGTTTCCTGAAATTCATTTTTCAACCATTGTAGACAATATTAAAACGGCTTCAGATTTAAATGAAATTGCCAAAAGAAACAATCTGATTTTGTATGTTTATTTAGATTTAAATACCGGAATGAACCGAACTGGTTTTTCAATTTCAGAAAATTGGATTGGGTTAATTGACCAAATTTCACAATTAAAAAATATTCAATTTGAAGGAATCCACATTTATGATGGTCATATAAAAGGAAGTGTTGAAGAAAGAAATTTAGAAGCCTCTAAGTCTTTTGAACAAATTATCAATAAAGCAGAAAATTTTAAAGTTGTTGCAGGAGGTTCTAATACTTTTCCTTTTTATGCCTTACAGGAAAATGTAGAATGTAGTCCGGGAACTTTTGTTTTTTGGGATTCTAATTATCAAAATAACTTGCCTGAACAGGATTTTAAGCCCGCATTGGTAATCGTTGGAACCATTATTTCTAAGCCCGCAAAAAACACAATTTGTGTCGATATTGGTTATAAAGCCGTTTCGTCTGAAAATCCGATTGACAAAAGATTGGTTGTTTTAAATGATGAAAATCTGATTCCAACCGCACATTCTGAAGAACATTTGATTTTTGAGAATAACGGCTCATATGAATACCAAATCGGCGATATTATTTACGCTGAACCGTATCATGTCTGTCCGACTGTTGCTTTATATGATACTCTTCAAGTCGTCAATAAAAAACAGCAAATTTATACACAATGGCCCGTTGGTGCGAGAGGCAGAAAAAATACTATTTAA
- a CDS encoding dipeptidase, whose amino-acid sequence MFILDAHLDLSMNAMEWNRDLRNDVPTLRNLEKGMTDKPDRERATVSFPDLRRGNIGIVVATQIARFVKPDSIIPGWNSPEQAWAQTQGQLTWYKSMEEAGEMTQITDKKSLLNHFDLWNNGTPNDKKPIGYILSLEGADSIVNISYLEKAYNYGLRAIGPAHYGPGRYANGTDATGKMNQNGIDLLKEMERLNIILDATHLCDDAFWQALDHFNGAVWASHNNCRALVDHNRQYSDEMIKALVSRGAVIGGALDAWMMVPNWERGISDPKKMNCSLETAFKHMDHICQLAGNANHIGIGSDLDGAFGTEQCPYDLDTIADLQKLVLIFKNHGYTDEDLKKIFHQNWIDFLLKHWD is encoded by the coding sequence ATGTTTATACTAGACGCACATTTGGATCTCAGCATGAATGCGATGGAATGGAATCGTGATCTGAGAAACGATGTTCCAACTTTACGAAACTTAGAAAAAGGAATGACAGACAAACCCGACCGCGAACGTGCGACGGTTTCTTTTCCTGATCTTCGACGCGGAAATATCGGAATTGTTGTTGCCACTCAAATTGCAAGATTCGTAAAGCCAGACAGTATCATTCCGGGTTGGAATTCACCAGAACAAGCCTGGGCGCAAACTCAAGGACAGCTGACTTGGTACAAATCTATGGAAGAAGCCGGCGAAATGACGCAGATTACGGATAAAAAATCGCTTCTAAATCATTTTGATTTATGGAACAATGGAACTCCAAACGATAAGAAACCAATTGGGTATATTTTAAGTTTAGAAGGAGCCGATTCAATTGTAAATATTTCCTATTTAGAAAAAGCATACAATTACGGATTGCGAGCCATTGGCCCCGCACATTACGGCCCAGGAAGATATGCCAACGGAACCGATGCAACCGGAAAAATGAACCAGAACGGAATTGATTTATTGAAAGAAATGGAACGTTTGAATATTATTCTCGATGCGACACATTTATGCGATGATGCTTTTTGGCAGGCTTTGGATCATTTTAACGGAGCAGTTTGGGCAAGCCATAATAATTGCAGGGCTTTAGTTGATCATAATCGTCAATACAGCGACGAGATGATTAAAGCTTTAGTTTCCAGAGGAGCTGTTATTGGCGGTGCTTTAGATGCGTGGATGATGGTTCCGAATTGGGAAAGAGGAATTTCAGATCCGAAGAAAATGAATTGCAGTTTAGAAACCGCTTTCAAACACATGGATCATATTTGCCAGCTGGCAGGAAATGCAAATCATATCGGAATTGGTTCTGATCTGGACGGCGCTTTTGGAACAGAACAATGTCCGTATGATTTAGACACCATTGCTGATTTACAAAAGTTAGTTTTGATATTTAAAAATCATGGTTATACTGATGAAGATCTGAAAAAAATCTTTCATCAAAACTGGATTGATTTTCTGTTAAAACATTGGGATTAA
- a CDS encoding DeoR/GlpR family DNA-binding transcription regulator, translating to MGTENEVLNYSKEERKNHILKEINLHTRVSFETLSAKLGVSEDTVRRDINELDADSLLIKVKGGAMTKGYHYSSSNQTYAVEAKQVIAQKAVGLLHDGMVLIVDGGTTIREFIRLIPNDLNLTVFTITALTAVQLLDKPNIKTIMIGGSISSYSQMCVSGEAFHQLANIKADLLVLGTNALDIDGGYSDSDWETVQVKKAMIQASKKTAVLTITEKLNTVLKMKIASLSEINYVITEEEPNDKKLKLYKENFPNLTVI from the coding sequence ATGGGCACTGAAAATGAAGTTTTAAATTACAGTAAAGAAGAACGTAAAAATCATATTCTAAAAGAGATCAATCTGCACACGCGTGTAAGTTTTGAAACTCTTTCGGCTAAACTTGGTGTTTCCGAAGATACTGTTCGTCGTGATATTAATGAACTTGACGCTGACTCGCTTTTGATTAAAGTTAAAGGTGGCGCGATGACCAAAGGATATCACTATTCTTCATCGAACCAAACTTATGCTGTCGAAGCCAAACAGGTTATTGCTCAAAAAGCAGTCGGCCTTCTTCATGACGGAATGGTTTTAATTGTGGATGGAGGAACTACTATTCGCGAGTTCATCCGATTAATTCCAAACGATCTTAATTTGACTGTTTTTACGATTACTGCTTTAACAGCTGTACAGCTTTTAGATAAACCCAATATCAAAACCATCATGATTGGCGGAAGTATTTCTTCATACAGTCAGATGTGTGTGAGCGGAGAAGCTTTTCATCAATTGGCCAACATAAAAGCAGATCTTTTGGTTCTCGGAACAAATGCTTTAGACATTGACGGCGGTTATTCTGATTCTGATTGGGAAACTGTACAAGTTAAAAAAGCAATGATTCAGGCTTCTAAAAAAACAGCGGTTTTAACGATTACAGAAAAATTAAATACGGTTCTTAAAATGAAAATCGCTAGTTTGTCTGAGATAAATTATGTTATTACCGAAGAAGAACCGAATGATAAAAAGCTAAAATTATACAAAGAGAACTTTCCTAATCTAACTGTGATTTAA
- a CDS encoding family 20 glycosylhydrolase, protein MKKFLFLFFLLSFSNGNAQNSQQNISIIPAPNFYKLTGDSIRINGKVQVNFINKNFSEKESKSAKILESALNVQGSSKKSNLKIEFNSDVNFKSKEGYKIEISSIKISVSGKEEGLFYAVQTLLQLLPNKISTEIKLPCVIIEDQPRYSYRGLHLDVCRHFFSVAVIKDFIRQMSSYKLNNFHWHLTDDQGWRIEIKKYPKLTEVGSKRAQTLVGNKFERSPFFFDGNPYGGFYTQEEIKEVVKFAEDNYVNVIPEIEMPGHASAAVTAYPNLACFPDRNYKVVESWGVFEDVFCAGKDETFTFLEDVLTEVLALFPSKNIHIGGDECPKTRWKVCSNCQKRIKDLGLKDEHELQSYFIKRIEKFLNANGRQIFGWDEILEGGLAPNAAVMSWRGESGGIHAAKLKHPVVMTPESTVYFDYNQGYSPNEPLTVGRLSTLEKVYHYNPTPMDSLTVEEQKYIIGVQANLWSEYLTSTSKLNYMLYPRFFALAEIAWTETPNKNYNHFIQNQLPYHLEKLEAEKRIYKVPTPFGADETALIASRYILDLKPTIKKGKIFYTIDGYNPDETAALHQNPVTINIPKGEYRIIKTIQISESGKRSSINKIIVRNPDLKPALAIQPKKSGLKFEYFTGTFKQVQDLELSKPVNSGVLEGKISADKWKTKLERYIGLKFNGYIFIPETGNYTFSTLSDDGSKLFIDDELIVDNDGIHWMNEAYGAVKLEKGFHKLNISYFDLTGGTILNCFIQKEGQKKEEINASQLYCE, encoded by the coding sequence ATGAAAAAATTCCTTTTTCTCTTTTTCCTTCTTTCTTTTTCAAATGGAAATGCTCAAAATTCACAGCAGAACATTTCTATAATTCCAGCTCCCAACTTTTATAAATTGACCGGAGACAGTATTCGCATTAACGGAAAAGTTCAGGTGAATTTTATAAATAAAAATTTCAGCGAAAAGGAATCCAAATCGGCAAAAATTTTAGAATCGGCATTAAATGTTCAGGGTTCTTCAAAAAAATCAAATCTGAAAATTGAGTTTAATTCAGATGTAAATTTCAAATCCAAAGAAGGTTATAAAATTGAAATTTCTTCAATTAAAATTTCAGTTTCAGGAAAAGAAGAAGGCCTTTTTTATGCTGTTCAGACTTTATTACAACTTCTTCCAAACAAAATTTCAACCGAAATAAAATTACCTTGTGTAATAATTGAAGATCAACCTCGATATTCTTACAGAGGCTTACATTTAGACGTCTGCCGTCATTTTTTCTCTGTTGCTGTTATAAAAGATTTTATCAGACAAATGTCCAGCTATAAATTAAATAATTTTCATTGGCATTTAACAGACGATCAAGGCTGGAGAATTGAAATAAAAAAATATCCAAAACTGACGGAAGTCGGTTCAAAAAGAGCACAGACTTTAGTGGGGAATAAATTCGAAAGATCACCCTTCTTTTTCGACGGAAATCCGTACGGAGGATTTTATACTCAAGAAGAAATCAAAGAAGTCGTGAAATTTGCCGAAGATAATTATGTGAATGTTATTCCCGAAATAGAAATGCCAGGTCATGCTTCCGCAGCCGTAACAGCCTATCCAAATTTAGCATGTTTTCCAGATCGCAATTATAAAGTCGTAGAATCTTGGGGTGTTTTTGAAGATGTTTTTTGTGCAGGAAAAGACGAAACTTTTACTTTTTTAGAAGATGTTTTGACCGAAGTTTTAGCATTATTTCCAAGTAAAAACATTCATATTGGCGGAGATGAATGTCCAAAAACCAGATGGAAAGTTTGTTCGAATTGTCAAAAAAGAATCAAGGATTTAGGTTTAAAAGATGAACATGAACTGCAGAGTTATTTCATTAAAAGAATTGAAAAATTCCTAAATGCCAATGGAAGACAGATTTTTGGCTGGGATGAAATTCTCGAAGGCGGACTCGCACCAAATGCTGCCGTTATGTCTTGGCGAGGAGAATCGGGCGGAATTCACGCTGCCAAACTGAAACATCCCGTTGTAATGACTCCTGAAAGCACGGTCTATTTTGATTATAATCAAGGATATTCTCCAAACGAACCGCTTACCGTTGGCAGATTAAGTACTTTAGAGAAAGTTTACCATTACAATCCAACTCCTATGGATAGTTTAACTGTTGAAGAGCAAAAATATATTATCGGAGTTCAGGCGAATTTGTGGTCGGAATATTTAACCAGTACTTCAAAATTGAATTATATGCTTTATCCGAGATTTTTCGCTTTGGCTGAAATTGCATGGACAGAAACTCCGAATAAAAATTACAATCATTTTATTCAAAATCAATTACCTTATCATTTAGAAAAATTAGAAGCAGAAAAAAGAATTTATAAAGTCCCAACGCCTTTTGGTGCAGATGAAACAGCTTTAATTGCATCAAGGTATATTTTAGACTTAAAACCAACGATAAAAAAAGGAAAGATTTTTTACACGATTGATGGTTATAATCCTGATGAAACGGCAGCATTACATCAAAATCCTGTCACGATAAATATTCCGAAAGGAGAATATCGAATCATCAAAACCATTCAAATCAGCGAAAGCGGTAAAAGAAGCTCTATCAATAAAATCATTGTCCGCAACCCGGATTTAAAACCTGCACTTGCAATTCAACCCAAGAAAAGCGGATTAAAATTCGAATATTTCACAGGAACATTTAAACAGGTTCAAGATTTAGAACTTTCGAAACCTGTTAATTCCGGAGTTTTAGAAGGTAAAATCAGTGCTGATAAATGGAAAACGAAATTAGAGCGTTATATCGGTTTAAAATTCAACGGATATATCTTTATTCCAGAAACAGGAAATTATACTTTTTCGACGCTTTCAGATGACGGATCGAAGCTTTTTATAGATGATGAATTAATTGTAGACAACGATGGCATTCATTGGATGAATGAAGCTTACGGAGCAGTTAAATTGGAAAAGGGATTTCACAAACTCAACATCAGTTATTTTGATTTAACCGGCGGTACAATTTTAAACTGTTTTATTCAGAAAGAAGGCCAAAAGAAAGAAGAAATTAATGCTTCACAACTTTACTGCGAATAG
- a CDS encoding succinate dehydrogenase/fumarate reductase iron-sulfur subunit, which yields MKLTLKIWRQKNAQDKGGIVEYPIDGIEPDMSFLEMLDVLNEDLINKGEEPVAFDHDCREGICGMCSLFINGEAHGPDRGVTTCQLHMRMFKDGDTIFIEPFRAKAFPVIKDLVVDRSSFDRIQHAGGFISVNTSGNTIDANTIPINKDDADKSFDAAACIGCGACVATCKNSSAMLFVSAKVSQYALLPQGKVEAVDRVLNMVHQMDLEGFGNCTNTGACEIECPKGISLENIARMNREYLAASLKG from the coding sequence ATGAAACTTACATTAAAAATATGGCGTCAAAAAAACGCCCAAGATAAAGGAGGGATTGTAGAATATCCTATCGATGGAATCGAACCAGACATGTCTTTCCTTGAAATGTTAGACGTTCTTAACGAAGATCTAATCAATAAAGGAGAAGAGCCTGTAGCTTTTGATCACGATTGTCGTGAGGGAATCTGCGGAATGTGTTCTTTATTCATCAACGGTGAAGCGCACGGACCAGACAGAGGTGTTACAACTTGTCAGTTACACATGCGTATGTTCAAAGATGGTGACACGATTTTTATCGAGCCATTTAGAGCAAAAGCTTTCCCAGTGATTAAAGATTTAGTTGTTGATAGAAGTTCTTTTGACAGAATTCAGCATGCAGGAGGATTTATCTCTGTAAATACTTCAGGAAATACAATTGACGCGAATACTATTCCAATTAATAAAGACGATGCAGATAAATCATTTGATGCAGCTGCTTGTATTGGTTGTGGAGCTTGTGTTGCAACTTGTAAAAACTCTTCAGCAATGTTATTTGTTTCTGCAAAAGTTTCGCAATATGCATTATTGCCTCAAGGTAAAGTTGAAGCAGTTGACCGTGTATTAAACATGGTTCACCAAATGGATTTGGAAGGTTTCGGTAACTGTACCAATACAGGAGCTTGTGAAATCGAATGTCCAAAAGGAATTTCACTTGAAAATATCGCACGTATGAACCGTGAGTATTTAGCAGCAAGTTTAAAAGGTTAA
- a CDS encoding fumarate reductase/succinate dehydrogenase flavoprotein subunit — protein MALDSKIPNGPIADKWTNYKDHINLVNPANKRNLDIIVVGTGLAGGSAAATLAELGYNVKAFCFQDSPRRAHSIAAQGGINAAKNYKGDGDSVYRLFYDTVKGGDYRAREANVHRLAEVSANIIDQCVAQGVPLAREYGGLLDNRSFGGTLVSRTFYAQGQTGQQLLLGAYSAMNRQIGRGKIKMYNRHEMLDIVIVNGKARGIIARDLITGKIERHSAHAVVIGSGGYGNVFFLSTNAMGSNATAAWKIHKKGAFFANPCYTQIHPTCIPVSGDHQSKLTLMSESLRNDGRIWVPAKLEDAQAIREGKKKAIDLSEEERDYFLERRYPAFGNLVPRDVASRAAKERCDAGFGVNKTGEAVYLDFAAAIERYGKEAAHVKGLNENDKALITKLGTDIVKSKYGNLFQMYLKIVDEDPYVTPMMIYPAVHYTMGGTWVDYNLMTTIPGCFSIGESNFSDHGANRLGASALMQGLADGYFVLPYTIGDYLAPDIKMGTISTDLPEFVEAEKAVVDQINKFINNNGKHSVDYFHKKLGKIMWNKVGMARNAKGLTEAIEEIAALREEFYKDVKVPGSAFEFNQELEKATRVADFLELGELFAKDALHRNESCGGHFREEYQTEEGEALRDDDNFAYVAAWEYKGKPSDAVLHKEPLNYENIKLVQRSYK, from the coding sequence ATGGCATTAGATTCAAAAATTCCAAATGGTCCTATAGCGGACAAATGGACAAATTATAAAGATCATATTAATTTAGTAAATCCTGCTAACAAGCGTAATTTAGATATTATCGTTGTTGGTACAGGTTTAGCTGGAGGTTCGGCTGCGGCTACTTTAGCTGAGTTAGGATATAACGTAAAAGCATTCTGCTTCCAAGATTCTCCACGTCGTGCGCACTCTATTGCTGCACAAGGAGGTATTAACGCTGCAAAAAATTATAAAGGTGACGGTGACTCAGTTTACAGATTGTTCTACGATACTGTAAAAGGAGGTGACTACCGTGCACGTGAAGCAAACGTTCACCGTTTGGCTGAGGTTTCTGCAAATATTATTGACCAGTGTGTGGCTCAAGGGGTGCCATTGGCTCGTGAATATGGCGGACTTTTAGATAACCGTTCTTTTGGAGGAACTTTGGTTTCTCGTACATTCTATGCACAAGGACAAACTGGACAGCAATTATTGTTAGGAGCTTATTCTGCAATGAACCGTCAGATTGGTCGTGGAAAAATCAAAATGTACAACCGTCACGAAATGCTTGACATTGTAATCGTGAACGGAAAAGCGAGAGGTATTATCGCTCGTGACTTAATCACAGGAAAAATAGAAAGACATTCTGCTCACGCGGTAGTAATTGGTTCTGGAGGATACGGAAACGTATTTTTCCTTTCAACAAATGCTATGGGAAGTAACGCAACAGCAGCTTGGAAAATTCATAAAAAAGGAGCGTTTTTCGCAAATCCTTGTTACACACAAATTCACCCAACATGTATTCCGGTTTCAGGAGATCACCAGTCTAAATTGACTTTGATGTCTGAGTCTTTACGTAATGACGGACGTATCTGGGTTCCTGCAAAATTAGAAGATGCTCAGGCAATTCGTGAAGGAAAGAAAAAAGCAATTGATTTATCTGAAGAAGAAAGAGATTATTTCTTAGAAAGAAGATACCCTGCGTTTGGTAACTTAGTTCCTCGTGACGTTGCGTCTCGTGCGGCTAAAGAAAGATGTGATGCTGGTTTTGGTGTTAATAAAACTGGAGAAGCAGTTTATCTTGATTTCGCAGCAGCTATCGAACGTTACGGAAAAGAAGCTGCGCACGTAAAAGGATTGAATGAAAATGACAAAGCTTTAATTACTAAATTAGGAACTGATATCGTTAAGAGTAAATACGGAAACTTATTCCAAATGTACTTGAAAATTGTTGACGAAGATCCTTATGTAACACCAATGATGATTTACCCAGCAGTTCACTACACAATGGGTGGAACTTGGGTTGATTATAACTTAATGACTACAATTCCTGGATGTTTCTCAATTGGAGAATCTAACTTCTCTGATCACGGAGCAAACAGACTTGGAGCTTCTGCTTTAATGCAAGGTTTAGCTGATGGATATTTCGTATTGCCATATACTATCGGAGATTATTTAGCTCCAGATATTAAAATGGGAACAATTTCTACAGACTTGCCAGAATTCGTTGAAGCGGAGAAAGCGGTTGTAGATCAAATCAATAAATTCATCAACAACAACGGTAAACATTCTGTAGATTATTTCCACAAAAAATTAGGTAAAATTATGTGGAATAAAGTAGGTATGGCTCGTAACGCTAAAGGTTTAACTGAGGCTATCGAAGAAATTGCTGCTTTACGTGAAGAGTTTTATAAAGATGTAAAAGTTCCAGGAAGCGCTTTTGAATTTAATCAGGAATTAGAAAAAGCGACTCGTGTTGCCGATTTCTTAGAATTAGGGGAATTGTTCGCAAAAGATGCTTTACACCGTAACGAATCTTGTGGAGGTCACTTCCGTGAGGAATACCAAACAGAAGAAGGAGAAGCACTTCGTGACGACGATAACTTTGCATACGTTGCAGCTTGGGAATACAAAGGAAAACCAAGTGATGCAGTATTACACAAAGAACCTCTTAATTACGAAAACATTAAATTAGTTCAAAGAAGCTACAAATAG